A part of Paenibacillus donghaensis genomic DNA contains:
- a CDS encoding ABC transporter substrate-binding protein: protein MKKSKTMMGLMALTLTTGLFAGCSSNNNANTGNEQATNNAGAGTEATTTPAGEAGQDLKGEITVITQRTDIVDTVFKDYAAKFNEKYPDVKVNFEALTTYEDQIKIRMSTEDYGDVLLLPTSVAIKDMPDFFEPLGQLAEMEQQYTGLEERAVDGVAYGIPITINYTGVIYNKKVFQDAGITEVPKTIDQFMTALQSIKDKTEAVPIYTNYAAGWPLTQWESVLPTVAGSRDYVNITQLAAPDNFTPGQPHYDLYKVMYDAAQKGLIEEDPTTTDWESSKADLANGKIGTMVLGSWAIGQIKGVATNPDDIGFMPFPTNADTILVPLADDYNIGVSVHSKHKEAARAWVDFFINDSTYPTTEGGGMSPVKGAELPEILKQFEGTDVTFDTITPAQAGKEGWVDRIDKDAEVGLWQPDFKKFIIEAAIGNRKDSFDDIMKDLNDKWAASYAKVTAAK from the coding sequence ATGAAAAAAAGCAAAACAATGATGGGCCTCATGGCACTCACGCTGACGACCGGATTGTTCGCAGGATGTTCCTCGAATAACAACGCCAACACAGGCAATGAACAGGCTACCAACAACGCCGGAGCAGGTACAGAGGCTACAACCACTCCTGCCGGTGAAGCTGGCCAAGACCTTAAAGGTGAAATCACGGTCATTACTCAAAGAACTGATATTGTTGATACCGTATTCAAGGATTATGCTGCCAAATTTAACGAGAAATACCCGGACGTAAAAGTGAACTTCGAAGCGCTGACTACCTATGAGGATCAGATCAAGATCCGCATGAGCACCGAGGATTACGGAGACGTACTGCTGCTGCCTACCAGTGTAGCCATTAAAGATATGCCGGATTTCTTCGAACCGCTTGGTCAGCTGGCCGAGATGGAGCAGCAATATACAGGTCTGGAAGAACGGGCTGTAGATGGCGTCGCTTACGGTATTCCGATCACGATCAACTACACCGGTGTGATCTATAACAAAAAGGTGTTCCAGGATGCCGGAATTACCGAGGTGCCTAAGACCATCGATCAATTCATGACTGCTCTGCAGTCGATTAAGGACAAAACCGAAGCGGTTCCAATCTATACCAACTATGCCGCAGGCTGGCCGCTGACCCAATGGGAATCTGTTCTGCCGACGGTAGCAGGCAGCCGCGATTACGTGAATATTACACAGCTTGCCGCACCTGACAACTTCACTCCAGGCCAACCGCACTACGACCTGTACAAAGTGATGTACGATGCCGCACAGAAGGGCTTGATTGAAGAAGATCCTACGACAACCGACTGGGAATCCTCCAAAGCGGATCTGGCCAACGGCAAGATCGGCACCATGGTCCTGGGTTCGTGGGCCATCGGCCAGATTAAAGGTGTAGCGACCAATCCGGATGATATCGGCTTCATGCCGTTCCCTACCAATGCAGACACAATCCTGGTTCCACTGGCTGATGACTACAACATCGGTGTCAGCGTACACAGCAAGCACAAGGAAGCAGCCAGAGCCTGGGTGGATTTCTTCATCAATGATTCCACCTACCCTACAACCGAAGGCGGCGGCATGAGCCCAGTTAAAGGCGCTGAGCTTCCTGAGATCCTGAAGCAATTCGAAGGCACAGATGTAACCTTTGACACGATTACCCCTGCACAAGCCGGCAAGGAAGGCTGGGTTGATAGGATTGACAAGGATGCCGAAGTAGGTCTGTGGCAGCCGGATTTCAAGAAGTTCATCATTGAAGCTGCTATCGGCAACCGCAAGGATTCCTTTGACGACATTATGAAAGACCTGAACGACAAATGGGCAGCCTCGTATGCGAAGGTAACAGCCGCCAAATAA
- a CDS encoding carbohydrate ABC transporter permease, with amino-acid sequence MFKLSNLSYKNQRIFIILAFSIVPVVLLFTFAYLPVIKMFQYSFTNWNGLSKNMEYVGFDNYKTIFTKPEYFAVFKVSLYYFVATFVQMGLAMYFATILSFNVRMKNLFKGILFFPTLLNGVAIGFIFLFFFKPDGTLDTLLQFVGLESLQQKWLLNPNLNNISLAGASLWRYMGMNFIIFLGAISSVSKDVYEASDIDGANRWHQFLHIILPSIKRILQLNLILAISGAIGVFEIPFVMTGGSNGTSTFVIQTVDVAFKYSKLGLASALAVILLFIVILVTIVQRILIKEEA; translated from the coding sequence GTGTTCAAATTATCGAATTTGAGCTATAAAAACCAACGTATTTTTATCATTTTAGCTTTCTCAATCGTTCCGGTGGTGCTGTTGTTTACCTTCGCCTATCTCCCGGTAATCAAGATGTTCCAGTACAGCTTCACGAATTGGAACGGTCTCAGCAAGAACATGGAATATGTAGGCTTTGACAATTACAAGACCATTTTTACGAAACCTGAATATTTCGCTGTATTTAAAGTCAGTTTGTATTATTTCGTCGCGACCTTCGTGCAAATGGGACTGGCGATGTATTTTGCAACAATACTAAGCTTTAATGTCCGCATGAAAAATCTGTTCAAGGGTATTCTGTTCTTCCCGACGCTCCTTAACGGAGTAGCCATTGGATTTATCTTTCTGTTCTTCTTCAAGCCGGATGGCACGCTGGACACGCTGTTGCAATTCGTGGGACTGGAGAGCCTGCAGCAGAAATGGCTGCTGAACCCGAACCTGAACAATATCTCACTGGCCGGAGCTTCGCTCTGGAGATATATGGGGATGAACTTTATTATTTTTCTCGGAGCGATTTCGTCGGTTTCCAAGGATGTGTACGAAGCCTCCGACATTGACGGGGCCAACCGGTGGCACCAGTTCTTGCATATTATTCTGCCGAGTATCAAGCGCATTCTGCAGCTCAACCTGATTCTGGCAATCAGCGGAGCGATCGGCGTGTTCGAAATTCCATTCGTTATGACTGGCGGCTCCAACGGCACCAGCACCTTCGTTATTCAGACAGTGGATGTGGCCTTCAAATACAGCAAGCTCGGTCTGGCTTCGGCTCTGGCGGTTATCCTGCTGTTCATCGTTATTCTGGTCACTATCGTACAGCGCATTCTGATTAAGGAGGAGGCTTAG
- a CDS encoding carbohydrate ABC transporter permease, translated as MHTLKYTTATIFKYLTLILGAFAALIPIVVVLFASLKTNAEYANTGPLTLPENWLNFSNYTKAFIDGKMLLGFGNTVFIVVISIAGATLTGSMVAYILARFKFRGSKLLMGAFLLATLIPAVTTQVATFQIINALDLFNTRWAPILMYLGTDIIAVYIFMQFLDSISESLDESAMLDGASYWTIYGRIILPLLKPAIVTVIIVKGVNIYNDFYTPFLYMPKSDLQVISTALFKFKGPYGSQWEVICAAIMIAIIPTLVAFVALQKYIYNGFAQGSVK; from the coding sequence ATGCATACTCTAAAATACACTACAGCCACTATATTCAAATACCTCACCTTGATTCTAGGGGCGTTTGCGGCGCTGATTCCGATTGTTGTGGTCCTGTTTGCCTCTTTGAAGACCAATGCGGAGTACGCTAATACCGGTCCGCTTACGCTTCCGGAGAACTGGCTGAACTTCTCGAACTATACGAAGGCTTTTATTGACGGCAAAATGCTGCTTGGCTTCGGCAACACCGTATTTATCGTGGTGATTTCGATTGCCGGTGCCACCCTGACCGGGTCTATGGTCGCTTATATTCTGGCGCGCTTCAAATTCAGAGGCAGCAAGCTGCTGATGGGCGCTTTTCTGCTGGCTACGCTGATTCCGGCGGTAACCACCCAGGTAGCTACTTTCCAGATCATCAATGCGCTCGACTTGTTCAATACGCGCTGGGCGCCAATCCTGATGTATCTGGGTACAGATATTATCGCCGTATACATCTTTATGCAGTTTCTGGATTCAATCTCCGAGTCGCTGGATGAGTCAGCGATGCTGGACGGCGCATCCTACTGGACGATTTATGGCCGCATTATTCTACCACTGCTGAAGCCTGCGATTGTAACGGTAATTATCGTGAAGGGCGTCAATATTTACAATGACTTCTACACTCCGTTCCTCTATATGCCCAAAAGCGACCTGCAGGTCATCTCCACGGCGTTGTTCAAGTTCAAAGGGCCTTATGGCTCGCAGTGGGAAGTTATCTGTGCCGCGATTATGATTGCGATTATTCCGACGCTGGTTGCCTTCGTTGCTTTACAGAAATATATCTATAACGGTTTTGCCCAAGGTTCGGTAAAATAG
- a CDS encoding glycoside hydrolase family 130 protein, giving the protein MKEVTIIGNNIPNMPWQEKPAGYENPLWRHNDNPVIKRNPAKGVARIFNSAVAAYEGSFLGVFRVEDNTTRPHLRMGYSADGLDWKIDDEPIQFKDEDGNPYMPRYAYDPRLVKVEDTYYIIWCTDFYGAAIGVAKTQDFKSFTSLENPFLPFNRNGVLFPKKLNGNFVMLSRPSDSGHTPFGDVFLSESPDFVYWGKHRHVMTKGGQGWWQSVKIGGGPAPIETSEGWLMFYHGVTGTCNGLVYSMGAVILDINEPSKVKYRSKNFVLTPEEWYEERGFVNNVLFPCATLHDAETGRIAIYYGAADTYVGVAYTTVQEIVNYVIDTHEEVGDDAGLGKI; this is encoded by the coding sequence ATGAAAGAAGTAACAATCATCGGCAACAACATTCCGAATATGCCTTGGCAGGAGAAGCCTGCCGGTTATGAGAATCCGCTCTGGAGACATAACGACAATCCTGTAATCAAACGTAATCCTGCCAAAGGAGTAGCCCGAATCTTCAACAGTGCAGTAGCTGCTTATGAAGGAAGTTTCCTCGGCGTATTCCGCGTGGAGGACAACACGACCCGCCCGCATCTGCGGATGGGCTACAGCGCAGACGGTCTGGACTGGAAGATCGACGATGAGCCGATCCAGTTCAAGGATGAAGACGGCAATCCATACATGCCCCGGTATGCTTACGATCCACGTCTGGTCAAAGTTGAGGATACGTATTACATTATTTGGTGTACGGATTTCTACGGCGCTGCTATCGGTGTAGCCAAAACCCAGGATTTCAAAAGCTTCACCAGCCTGGAGAACCCGTTCCTGCCGTTTAACCGCAATGGCGTGCTGTTTCCGAAGAAGCTGAATGGCAACTTCGTGATGCTCTCCCGTCCAAGCGACAGCGGGCATACGCCGTTTGGTGATGTATTCCTGAGTGAAAGTCCGGATTTCGTCTATTGGGGCAAACACCGCCATGTGATGACTAAGGGCGGACAGGGCTGGTGGCAGAGTGTCAAGATCGGCGGCGGACCTGCTCCGATTGAAACCAGCGAAGGCTGGCTGATGTTCTACCACGGTGTTACCGGCACCTGCAACGGTCTGGTATACAGCATGGGTGCTGTCATTCTGGATATCAACGAACCTTCCAAGGTGAAATACCGCTCCAAAAACTTTGTGCTGACCCCTGAAGAGTGGTACGAGGAGAGAGGTTTCGTCAACAATGTGCTGTTCCCTTGCGCGACCCTGCATGACGCAGAAACCGGGCGGATTGCCATCTATTATGGCGCTGCCGACACCTATGTTGGCGTAGCGTATACAACGGTTCAGGAGATCGTGAACTATGTGATCGATACCCATGAAGAAGTTGGTGACGATGCCGGTCTGGGCAAAATCTAG
- a CDS encoding acetylxylan esterase has product MATDMTLPQLHAYAGSSPKPQDFDQFWERALQELDAQPLDYTLEPAEFTSELAECFHLYFTGVGGAKIHCKYVRPKKKGGSKGAGVVMFHGYSCDSGDWMEKVTYAAHGISVLAMDCRGQGGLSEDNLPVQGTTIRGHIIRGLDDPNPDRLYYRNVFLDTVQTARILMSMDEVDPARVGAYGCSQGGALTVACAALEPRIAAAVPVYPFLSDYKRAWELDITTSAYEEINYYFRFFDPHHLREEEIFNRLGYIDIQNLAGRIQGKVLWVTGLADTICPPSTQFAAYNKITASKELMVYYEYGHEYLPYLADRALQMLMTL; this is encoded by the coding sequence GTGGCAACCGATATGACACTGCCCCAATTACACGCTTATGCGGGCAGCAGCCCGAAACCGCAGGATTTCGATCAGTTCTGGGAACGGGCGCTGCAGGAGCTGGATGCCCAGCCGCTGGACTACACCCTGGAGCCGGCGGAATTCACCAGTGAACTGGCTGAATGCTTCCATCTGTATTTTACCGGGGTAGGCGGGGCTAAAATTCACTGCAAATATGTCAGACCGAAGAAAAAGGGTGGAAGCAAGGGCGCAGGTGTGGTCATGTTCCATGGATATTCCTGTGACAGCGGCGACTGGATGGAGAAGGTCACTTATGCAGCCCATGGCATCAGTGTGCTGGCAATGGACTGCCGTGGACAAGGCGGCTTGTCGGAGGACAACCTGCCGGTGCAGGGCACAACCATCCGGGGACATATTATCCGTGGGCTGGATGATCCCAATCCTGACCGGCTGTATTATCGCAACGTCTTCCTGGATACCGTGCAGACCGCACGGATTCTGATGTCGATGGATGAGGTAGACCCGGCCCGCGTCGGAGCGTACGGATGTTCCCAGGGCGGCGCACTGACGGTAGCCTGCGCAGCGCTGGAGCCGCGGATTGCGGCAGCTGTGCCGGTCTACCCCTTTCTGTCCGATTACAAACGGGCCTGGGAGCTGGATATCACCACTTCCGCTTATGAGGAGATCAACTATTATTTCAGATTTTTTGATCCGCATCATCTGCGCGAGGAAGAGATTTTTAACCGGCTCGGGTATATTGATATTCAGAACCTGGCGGGACGGATACAGGGCAAGGTGCTGTGGGTGACCGGATTGGCTGACACTATCTGTCCTCCTTCGACACAATTCGCCGCATACAACAAAATCACAGCGTCCAAAGAATTAATGGTCTATTATGAATACGGTCATGAGTATCTTCCTTACCTTGCTGACCGGGCACTGCAGATGCTAATGACCTTGTAA
- a CDS encoding methyl-accepting chemotaxis protein, giving the protein MVQSKPNKQKTYIRLHPAKSIGVRLFLLFFISTMVLVLSLGYTSYSVARETIEDNALAANQQTVIQTAEKLDIELLRYEDRLDQLLASRELHEVLQADAAGGVAAGTGAGAGSEKLTSELERWLSAGEGVQAVMLIPAAADQPVLAAGSVDTAFGEGARASAWYKQLVGKPQAVWITGAAGDGGAGVIRLAKSSTDETGGPGYVVVSDIPVQELEDQLRKVNLGPASYMQLVTGQDELIASSQEQETDAYLQLGGTLFEGLSESSGSLPTQDERGKSILAVYGTLDSSSWKLLGVVPAENLSQDAVRILRTTYLVVGAAALVAILIGFLMVRMVSRPLNRLGDLMSQGAEGKLGVRTKVTSRDEIGRLSSSFNLMMERISELVTHTNETAREVLGYADELGSASRKTAAAAKDIASATEEIAGGAGGLALEADRGNELTRQISAQISAVAANAHEMDNTARSVGVLSGKGVSRLSELQSRTGNTGELTNRLVEKVNELKETASSVIQVLEVMKSITQQTNILSLNASIEAARAGEAGQGFKVVADEIRQLANQSKSSIAMVGEITDKIMNDMNETVFALAEVAPLFHEQMDSVKNTSEIFVTVQAQMEQFITRLDSVTYSIDGLGQSQRVLSETIGNVSSFAEESSAASEEVASLSGEQQSVSDHLVGLSAKLERASSQLKDRLSKFSL; this is encoded by the coding sequence TTGGTTCAATCCAAACCTAACAAACAGAAGACATATATTAGGCTGCACCCGGCAAAGTCGATTGGGGTGCGGCTGTTTCTGCTGTTCTTCATCTCGACAATGGTGCTTGTGCTGTCCTTGGGATACACCTCGTATTCTGTAGCGAGAGAGACGATCGAAGATAATGCCTTGGCGGCCAACCAGCAGACCGTGATTCAGACGGCGGAGAAGCTGGACATTGAGCTGCTGCGGTATGAGGACAGACTGGATCAGCTGCTGGCCAGCCGGGAGCTCCACGAAGTGCTTCAGGCGGATGCTGCGGGTGGTGTTGCCGCAGGAACCGGGGCTGGAGCAGGATCAGAGAAGCTTACATCCGAGCTGGAGCGCTGGCTGTCAGCCGGTGAAGGCGTACAAGCTGTCATGCTGATTCCGGCTGCTGCTGATCAGCCGGTGCTGGCTGCGGGAAGTGTCGATACCGCCTTTGGGGAAGGGGCCAGAGCTTCGGCCTGGTACAAGCAGCTTGTCGGGAAACCACAAGCGGTCTGGATTACCGGGGCCGCTGGAGACGGCGGTGCGGGGGTGATCCGTCTGGCGAAGTCGTCAACGGATGAGACCGGCGGGCCGGGTTATGTTGTGGTCAGTGACATTCCGGTGCAGGAACTGGAAGACCAGCTGCGCAAGGTGAATCTTGGGCCTGCGTCCTATATGCAGCTGGTCACTGGTCAGGACGAGCTGATCGCCTCATCCCAGGAGCAGGAGACCGATGCCTATCTGCAGCTCGGGGGTACCTTGTTTGAAGGACTGAGCGAGAGCTCTGGTTCGTTGCCCACCCAAGACGAACGGGGCAAGTCCATCCTGGCCGTGTACGGTACTCTGGACAGCTCCAGCTGGAAGCTGCTTGGCGTGGTACCTGCCGAGAATCTCTCCCAGGATGCCGTTCGGATTCTGCGCACGACGTATCTGGTCGTTGGGGCGGCAGCATTGGTTGCCATCCTGATCGGCTTCCTGATGGTAAGAATGGTATCGCGTCCGCTGAACCGGCTGGGCGATCTGATGAGCCAGGGAGCGGAAGGGAAGCTTGGCGTGCGCACAAAGGTAACCTCGCGGGACGAGATCGGCAGGTTGTCTTCTTCGTTCAATCTGATGATGGAGCGAATTTCGGAGTTGGTCACTCACACGAATGAGACGGCGCGTGAGGTGCTGGGATATGCCGATGAGCTGGGCAGCGCATCGCGTAAGACGGCTGCAGCTGCGAAGGATATTGCCAGCGCGACTGAAGAGATTGCCGGCGGTGCAGGCGGGCTGGCGCTGGAGGCGGACCGGGGAAATGAGCTGACCAGGCAGATCTCGGCGCAGATCAGCGCCGTTGCCGCGAATGCGCATGAGATGGATAACACCGCGCGCAGCGTGGGTGTGTTAAGCGGGAAAGGCGTAAGCCGGTTAAGCGAGCTGCAGAGCCGCACCGGCAACACCGGTGAACTGACGAACCGGCTGGTGGAGAAGGTCAACGAGCTGAAGGAGACCGCTTCCTCGGTAATCCAGGTGCTTGAGGTCATGAAGAGCATCACGCAGCAGACCAACATCCTGTCGCTGAACGCTTCCATTGAGGCCGCGCGGGCCGGTGAAGCGGGCCAGGGCTTCAAGGTCGTGGCGGATGAGATCCGCCAGCTGGCCAATCAGTCCAAGTCCTCAATCGCCATGGTGGGCGAAATTACGGACAAAATCATGAACGATATGAACGAAACCGTGTTTGCGCTGGCTGAGGTGGCCCCACTGTTCCATGAGCAGATGGATTCTGTGAAGAATACCAGCGAGATCTTCGTAACCGTGCAGGCACAGATGGAGCAATTCATTACCCGTCTCGATTCGGTAACCTATTCAATAGATGGACTGGGCCAATCCCAGCGGGTGCTGTCAGAGACCATTGGCAATGTCAGCTCATTCGCTGAGGAATCCTCCGCCGCCTCCGAGGAGGTGGCCTCGCTCAGCGGCGAGCAGCAGAGCGTCAGCGACCATCTGGTCGGACTGTCAGCCAAGCTGGAACGGGCTTCCTCACAGCTAAAGGATCGCTTGTCCAAGTTTAGTTTGTAG